A stretch of the Zeugodacus cucurbitae isolate PBARC_wt_2022May chromosome 6, idZeuCucr1.2, whole genome shotgun sequence genome encodes the following:
- the LOC105218675 gene encoding uncharacterized protein LOC105218675, which translates to MIFSKISSKVSNFLYTYFPIAHKRTFEKSAMSGNKNEEATMHCADIAEKQKSRATNPFFVFLHEFRQNLMKRGAYKHMSAKEIACAAGERWRQMSSDEKLNYVVWARKNQQQLDPRLRVSPGKAQREVHGNRSESKSLRRRGSRRSKKVTLQKRRPSYIK; encoded by the coding sequence atgattttttctaaaattagtaGCAAAGTTTCAAATTTTCTGTATACATATTTCCCTATTGCACATAAACGTACGTTTGAAAAGTCCGCTATGTCCGGTAATAAGAACGAGGAGGCGACCATGCATTGTGCCGACATCGCGGAGAAACAGAAATCCAGGGCCACAAATCCGTTCTTCGTCTTCCTGCACGAGTTCCGGCAGAACCTAATGAAACGTGGCGCCTACAAGCACATGTCAGCGAAGGAGATTGCCTGCGCGGCCGGCGAACGCTGGCGTCAAATGTCGTCCGACGAGAAACTCAACTATGTGGTGTGGGCGCGCAAGAACCAACAGCAATTGGACCCACGTTTGCGCGTATCGCCGGGCAAGGCGCAACGTGAAGTGCACGGCAACCGTAGTGAGAGCAAGTCCTTGCGCCGTCGCGGATCTCGTCGGTCGAAAAAGGTCACCTTGCAGAAGCGTCGTCCGAGCTATATAAAATGA